In Setaria viridis chromosome 5, Setaria_viridis_v4.0, whole genome shotgun sequence, the genomic stretch ATGGAGCCGAGTTTGCATTTTGTAACCAACGCCCCGGCGTGGGTGTTGATGATTTGTGCTTGtaggtctttttttttctcttttcttgagACAGATGTTACTGTTTGTGGAGGAACAAATTGTTTATTCTTAAAATGTTTTACATACTGCTATGATTGAAGCAAGCTTTAGGGAGTAGTTCAGTTATACTCTCTATCCCAAGATATAAAGACTTACAAGCAGGGGTGGATCCAGAATGGGGCTGCGCCCCGGGCTGAACTGTTGATTCACGCCTCCTCGACCTCCTTTCTCTAATTGAGATCATAATTTTTTAGGCTAAacaccacatatgttaaaggggctacatgggctcgccccgggctgcagcccgggccctagatCTGCCCCTGCTTACAAGTTTATAAAAAGTGAAATCAAATGGGCATCATTAGAGCCattacaaaaatatatttttgtaggTTACTTATTTGATGTGGTAGATATTAACACTATTATTTATACACTTGGCCAAACTTAAGATGATTTGATTTAGGACAAATTCAAAATTCCTCATATTTTGGGATGAATGGACTAATGTCTTTGCCTTTAGAAGTGTGCAGCGGTCTCTCATTTTCGTTAGCGAAAAGACAAGACTATGCATGAATGCATGATTCGGTTAGACTCTCGATCTTACGGGACaaaagggtgtgtttggtttgtgtaATTGTGTCAAAGAGTGTCCAAGCTAGCCAAGCCAAATTTGATATCTTGACTAATTTTGGCCATCATTTGGTTGGGTACCAAAATTTGGCTTCTTCTTTGGCTGATTTAATTGATTTTGGTGGCCAAAATATGAATTGCCTAAGAGGAAATTTGATCGCAAACCAGGCATACCTAAAGGCCACGAATGTCTTTGAAGATCTTACTAAAAAAATGTCTTTCAAGATCCATGGAAGATATGCAACATTGCAGAAGTTTTCATTCCGACATACCTCTAAGACTTAGCTATGAATCGCACATACAATGCATGGAGACATGGAGTGTTTTTTTCTAGAAGATCCACCAAATCTATTGTTCACAAAATAGCTAATGCTTTGTACAACAGACAAGTTGATTTTATGCTTGTTTGAGTTGTAATGACGTTGACAATGGACTGTGCTTATTCTGTTGTTCAATGTTTATTGGATATTGCAAATTATTATTGGATATTGCAAATAATTGTAATGTATTTCTCATTTAGTTATTTGGAATAGAgctgagagagaaaaaaaaggccGGCAAAACACCCAGAGCAGGTGCTGCGCGCCAACAATCAGCGGAGTTCTTGGCACCAAACACCAGCAAAAAGGAAGGGTACTGCACGGGTAGTTAAGAGGAGTAAATGAGGGTAAAGTTGACATTTTTTCTCTAAAATGCTAAAGATTAGCACCCATCCAAATAGCcctgtgctaaaatttagcacttacTATTTGATTTTGAGGGTGCTAAGGCCATGTTTAGATACATCCTCCTAAAGATTAGGAATTCACTTTTAGAACACTTTTAGGAcctgtgcatccaaacatggatcctaaaagtgcactcctaaactttaggagggtcaaggggtactaatggatcctatttctccaaaaagtggtccccaagtccCACTTTACCCCTACTACCCTCGCATGTattaatgacgtgaacagtgtaggggtagtttagaggagtaattgggggtaaaaatgacattttccttctaAGGTCCTAAAGATTAGTAGTCCATCCAAATAGCTCTGTACTAAAGTAACTAGCAATTTGAGGGTCCTAAACTTTAgatggtgtttggatactaggtgctaaactttagcagtgtcacatcagatgttcggatgctaattaggaggactaaacatgagctaattataaaactaattgcagaaccttgtgctaattcgcgagacgaatctattaagtctaattaatccatcattagcaaatggttattgtagcactacattgtcaaattatggactaattaggcttaatagattcgtctcgcgaattagactctatctttacaattagttttgtaattagcctttATTTAATATaacaaacatccgatgtgacaggtgctaaactttaactgAAAGTATCAAACAGAACCTAAGTACACAACTCAACTTTAGAAGTTTGTATCAAAACAGGACCTATCGCGAAGTGAAAATACACGGTTTCGCGAAGTGAAAACCAGATGAtcgcccgcctccacctcgaCACTGCTGCGAATCTGCGATCCGGGGAGTGCATCAACCAGCCAATCAGAACGCAGGAATCCCCTCCCACGGATCGCCCCCCGATCCGCGTGACAGCACCCTCCCTCCGAACCTCAGCCAATCAGAGCGCAGCAACCTCCTTCCCACGGATCGCTCCCCAACGATCCGCGTGCTCACCCCCAAACCTGATCCGAGCCGTCCGTTCCCCTCCAATCCAACGCTCGAAACCCCATCTCCCTCCACGAAGCCCCGCCTCTCCCCCCAAAATTTCCCAGTCTCCCGCCCACTCCTCCCCTATTTAATCCCCCCGCCGCTTCATTCCCCCTCACACCCAGCAATCCTCAATTCCTCAGAGCAATCACTATTAGAATCCACTACTCGCGAAGCAACTACCCCGATGGCCCGCACGAAGCAGACGGCGAGGAAGTCCACCGGCGGCAAGGCGCCGAGGAAGCAGCTGGCGACGAAGGCGGCGCGCAAGTCGGCCCCGGCGACCGGCGGTGTGAAGAAGCCCCACCGCTTCCGCCCCGGCACCGTCGCGCTCCGGGAGATCCGCAAGTATCAGAAGAGCACGGAGCTGCTGATCCGCAAGCTGCCGTTCCAGCGCCTGGTGCGGGAGATCGCGCAGGACTTCAAGACCGACCTCCGCTTCCagagctccgccgtcgccgcgctgcaGGAGGCGGCAGAGGCCTACCTCGTCGGGCTCTTCGAGGACACCAACCTCTGCGCCATCCACGCCAAGCGCGTCACCATCATGCCCAAGGACATCCAGCTCGCCCGCCGCATCCGTGGTGAGAGGGCCtaggcgtcgtcgtcggggagGTGGAAGTAGTAGTACTAATCGCTGCTGGCATCATTGTCCAATCAGAAGGTGTAGAGATGTGGTGGGTTCCTTAGAAAAGTCTGGTCGAATGATGGAGTAGTTGGTCCTCTGCTGTAATTTATCGCATCGTAACTGGAACTTTTGTTTAGATCCGTTCTTGTTCTCTGCTCTTTGAAATATATTATAATATTTGTCGATGCATATGGAGGGATTATTTTCCAGTTGCCGGTTGGCGATTTTGTATCTGTACTGAATTGTTGATGCGTATTCGCTCTCCACTTTCAGAGTAGTTCGTGTTGATCTTGACAGGGTGGTGCTGGGCTGTCACGCTGGGCCCCACTGTCATTGACTCATCTCCCCTTCTCTGCGAGTCGTATTGTTCTAGTGCGTTGCGACCGAATCCGGCAGGAGGGGAAAGTGGCGCTTGCTTCTATTCGTCCTCGTCTGCGATCTCCGTCCATCCAGCCGTCGCGGCGCAGCCAGGAGACTGCGAGCGGTGTAGATCTGTGCGTTACGAGATGAAGATTACCGCGCTCCTGGTGGTGAAGCCGTCGACCTCGGGCGCCGGGAGCTCCTCGTCCGGCGGCGGGTCGGGCCCGGAGGCGGTGGTGCTCGCGAACGCGACGGACGTGAGCCACTTCGGCTACTTCCAGCGCAGCGCCGCCCGCGAGTTCATCGTCTTCGTCGCCCGAACCGTCGCGCAGCGCACCCAGCCCGGCCAGCGGCAGTCCGTCCAGCACGAAGGTAACCTCCCTCAGATCTGCTTAGCTTTCTGCCGTTGAGGAGATCCAGGGTAAGTACGGATttgggcgggggcgggggcatGGGCATCCTTTGCCTGCGGATTCGCTGGTAGTTTGATTGCTGGAGCAAGGATGAGTGGTGAAATTGTTCGGATTGCGAGTGGGAAACCAGGGATTGTTCTGTTGATGCATGTGATGTTCTAGGTGATCTTATTGCTGAAATTGTGTTTGGGGTTTCTATTCATCATCAGAAGAGATTCTGGGGCAGCCCTTGAACCAATTCTGATGATTATTTGATGGTAGTAGCTAGGCGAGCATCACAGTTCATGGCTGATCCTCCTTTTGTGGTGCATTTTCTCATGCTGTGGTGACGTACCATTTTCTTTTCAGAGTACAAGGTCCACTCACACAACAGAAATGGTCTTTGTGCGGTGGCATTCATGGATGATCACTATCCTGTACGAAGTGCATTTTCTCTTCTGAATAAGGTACCGACCATTATTCCAGATGTTCCCATCATGTCAGTGCATTTGGTTTAGTTCAGCTTACCAATTATAAGGTATAGGGTGCCACTTTTCATTTCATTCAGTCAAAAGGTTGTTAATTCAGAACGCAGTGTCTCAAGTTGTTAgtcaaaaaataattaagttGTATGAATCATGCTATAAGCATTCTGCTTCTCAGCATCATTCGTAATTGCACTCGTGTTCAGCATTTTTACAATGTTCCTGTGCATTGTAGGAGAGGTTTGAATGGTAATATCAAAATCTATACTGCTTGCTAGTCGGCTAGTCCCTTAAATTTTCGTTACTGGTTGAAAACTACTAGCCAACCATTTATATCCTTTATCAAAATGCTGTACTACTTTATAGTCCCTTTTAAAGATTCAGTTGTTGATATGATGAATTTGATGTAGGTTCTTGATGAGTACCAGAAGGATTTTGGGGACTCTTGGAAATCTGCTACTGCAGATGGAACTCAACAGTGGCCTTTCCTGACAGATGCTTTGACAAAATTTCAGGTTCAATAACTTTCTGTCCACATGTTGATTGATATAGGCTCATAGAAATTATCATCATCTTTTAGGAGCTAGTACTTTGGGGTTGTTTTATGCTACCGTCTATTGAAAAGAACAGCTAAATGAGTTGAATTTCAACAATGCCTGTTTCTTATCTCCATTGGGACAAGCCATATGTTTATTTTGGATGAAACAAGAGACATTCGGGGATTGGCTTATTGGGCACTATTATATACTTTGGATATAACAATATAGTCATACATTGTGCTTGTACCTTCTTGTTCTAACATTTAATCAAGATTGTCATATCACTGCATTACTAGTTAGCACTTGTTCGGGAGTTATTCATGCAGCTGGGTTGCTCTGATGGCTGCCTAGATGGAACATGTTAAGTATTGGTAGTATTGTTATATCGTGTAATGCATATTGTGATGTTTGTGGCTATAACTTGATTATATTTGTGCTGCTGATACTAGATTACGCCTGTATTTTGCTTACTCCATACCTGTCACATAAGGGAATATATTCACAACAGTCTTCATTCTGTAGGACCCTGCAGAAGCTGACAAATTAATGAAAATCCAGAGGGACTTGGATGAAACAAAGATCATCCTAGTAAGTGTTACATATTTAAAATGTTACGTATTTAAAATTTTCTTTGCTGGAGATGTTCCAGTTTTGGAGAATAGCTACACCTTGATGTTTTTGGATTACTGTACTAGATCATTACTTCTGATTTGGTATAACATAGAGCTTGGGCATTACCTTTTACAGAATATTCACTCAAAGTTATGGCTTTACGTCTTATATTGCTTGTGCTGGCACTATATCTAGATGGGTCTAGAGATCCAAACCAAGGAGCATTAGACCTTAGATGCTTCATGCTTGTGCTGTTACTCGACCTAGATGGTCTTAGATCTAAGCCAACACTGTCTTTGGTAGTGGCACGTATTGAACTTAATTCTAATGCAGTTGGGTAACACATATAAATAGGAACGCTCCTTATCTGGTAAATAAGAAATGTTCAGTTGCTCAAGGATAACATTATGGTCTTTTTATGCCCTTATCCACATACTTTATGTCTGTATGTGCAACCTGCCCCACCTCGTCCTGAAGCTATTATGTTAGAATGTGGGAGTAACCTTACAACTATTTGCTAATTTTGGATCCTTTATGCTTGAATGTTTTAACAGCATAAAACTATTGAGAGTGTCcttgagagaggagagagactGGATAGCTTGGTTGAGAAAAGCTCCGATCTGAGTGCTGCTTCGCAGGTAACTCTATCTTTGCTTTGTCAGATGAATGATTTCTTTGTTGGCATACAAGTGTAAGACATATTAAAGCTTTGCTACTTCTTGCTACCTTTTACTGTCATAAATTAAGCACTAAATGATCATCATGTACTAACATTGTATTCAGGCGTATATGCTCTGTTAgatttagcccttgtttacttcctacaaaactcccaactttgacactatgcaaaaagaagattccccatcacatcaaacttgcggtacatgcatggagtactaaatgtagacgaaatcaaaaactaattgcacagttttgttgtactttgcgagacgaatcttttgagcctaattagtcaatatttggacaataattcacaaatacaaacgaaacgctacagtgtcgcatttatggcaaaatgccaatttggcacctcccaacttcccaagtaaacaagggcttataTTGCTAACTTTTCTAGCTAGCAACCACCATCTGCGGGAGTACTAAAAGCAAATTGCTAACGTTCAATCTTTTATGTTGCTAACTTTTCTAGCCAGCAACCACCATGTGCGACATTTAGTCGGGTTTGCATAAGCTAGTTTCCGGTACACTTCCATCACCTTTATTGTTATGACAATATGACCACTGGTCAATGTCAATCTAAATTCTAATGCTGAAGTGGCAGCGTTTGCCTAGGGCATATGATCTTTTTATAGCTTAGTAAGTATAGTGACAATATTACCACTGGTCAATGTCAATCTAAAGTCTAATGCTGAAGTGGCAGCGTTTGCCTAGGGCATATGATCTAGCTTAGTAAGTAGAGCATGGCTTGCAAGTTGTAAATATAGGTTTTCTGAATACTGTTTAGTCTCTTATACATATACTGAAGTGGCAGCGATTGCCCGGGCAGTGGGTACCATGATTTCCTTATAGCTTAAGAGGAAGTAGAGCATGGCTTGTAAGTTGTAGGTTGTATTCCTGAATACTATTCAATTTCCAGAAGAGTTTCAATTTGCATATCATGCAGAGTATGACTAGTGCAAAATATGATAATGGCCTTTAAGGCCCTGTTCCTCTAGGATAGAGCTGTGCAGTTTTAAAACTTCTTAGTGGCCTTCTGCTTAATCGTAGTTTAATCATTAGTATGCATTATCTCAGAGTTCGTTCTTGtatacttcatcttcttgagAGATGTTTTTCTGTGTTTCAGATGTTCTACAAACAAGCAAAGAAGACAAATCAATGCTGCACTATACTATAAACTCCGTCATGTCAGTCATGGTTGCAAAGAGCCAGGTTAATGCTGTTTCTTTCACAATATCTTAAGTATTGTTAGGCTTCATCTTCACTTTTCATCTAATAAATTTCTCAGCAAactcttttattcctttttattttcagaAGAAACAAAAACGACCAATATTGTATGAATCTACTGTAAGTTAAATTTCTCGTGAAGCGTGGTTACAAGACTCGAGGTTGATGCTGTTGGGTTCATGTTAGGGAGGCAGCGATTTTCCCTGAATCCCCAGAATTTGGTTGTTTACATGTGAAAATTGCTGTGTACCGTAATTCTTGGTGATCATTCAACCTTGTAGAACCCACTAACATCATTTATTGTACTATAAGGCTTTGCCGCAAACCGCTGAAATCACATACATCTTTGTTTCCCCTGCTTTGATTGTTGAATTCTCAGAGCACAATTGTAAAGTAACTCCCCGAACGGACCGGAACCTGCCTGCCTAGCGTGAAGGTGAGCCGTGCAATCGGCATGATGCCGTAGCGGCCCAGCCATGGCGCTCTCACTTGAAGCTGGACCAGGGAACCACCACTCCACCAGGCATATTCCACGCGTAACGGCCAGGCCATCAGTCAGTTAACCCTCCTGCATCATCATCACGTGGAGCACCCATCCCGCCAGGGAGGCCGTCTCGCCGCTTTCGCGTCGGACTCAGGCCGCCGCTACTCCCATACTTGGTCCTAATCCCCCCTTCCCGCGTTGGCGCCTTCCCCCGGCGGGGCGGTTTCTTCCGCACGCGCCACGACGTGACAAACCCCTCGCTCTCCCTCCCCTGCTACCATCCTAACGTCCTGCGCGGCTACGTACGCCACCGCGCCACCACAAGCGCCCAGCCAGCCGCAGCGGATAGAGGGGATAGGCCTCCCCGCCGATTCCGTTGGAGCTCCGCGGCCCTTGGCTCCCAGCCTCACTTTCCGCTGCCCTCCACGCGCTACGACCCCACCTCGCAGACGAAACCCACCCCGCGACACGTCACGCCGAGGCCAGCCAGCCAGTTCCCGGCAGGCGCGGGAGCTAGATATACCCTGCGCGCTGGAAGAGCCGGTAAGCTCGTGCCCCGCGCGATCACCTGCTAGCCGgccgaagaggaggaagaggagggcgcggcggcggcgaagaggagGGGGACGAGATGGACCACGAGGCGGACGCGCACCGGACGGACCTGATGACCATCACGCGGCACGTGCTGAACGAGCAGAGCCGGTACCCCGAGTCCCGCGGCGACTTCACCATCCTGCTCTCCCACATCGTCCTCGGCTGCAAGttcgtcgcctccgccgtcaGCAAGGTCACTGATGCTCACCCCGTCGCCCGCTCGGGCGCCGCCAGCAAGTTTCGGTCATTACTTCTCACCACGTCTCTACGACCTCTAAGATCTGAGCTGAAACTTGGTAGAATAATCGTGCGTGCAGGCCGGACTCGCGCATCTCATTGGACTTGCCGGCGAGACCAACGTCCAGGCAAGTGCGCCGGCCGGCTTTATTACCTCGATGGCTCGTAAATTTCCTTCTGAGAGATTGAACTGACGATGCCTTGGTGCGacgtgtgtgtgcgtgtgacAGGGAGAGGAGCAGAAGAAGCTGGACGTGCTGTCGAACGAGGTGTTCGTCAAGGCCCTCGTCAGCAGCGGCCGCACCGTAGGAATCCTCCTTGTCCATTTGCGCTTGTCCCTTCCAGTTTCTTTAGCGTTTCGTTCCCTGACCCGGCGCCGGTGTACGCTTGCAGTGCGTCCTTGTGtccgaggaggacgaggaagcaACGTTCGTGGACCCTAAGCTGCGTGGAAAGTGAGTAGCGAACTTGAGCGCCGTCTGCATAACTTGGTGCCACTTTTCTACTATCGTTAATTTCTGATGAAATGCGTGTGTGCCTTGCTTTTCTACCAAGGTACTGTGTTTGCTTTGATCCACTCGATGGCTCCTCCAACATCGACTGTGGCGTCTCCATCGGAACGGTATGAACACAAGAAATCTCCGGGTCCTTTTATGAAACGTTGAGATTTCGTGGCAAAATCTCAGGATACTGACGTGAACAGGAAAACTTAGCAAATTAAAGACCGGTTCCTTTCTGTTCTAATATTGCTACCTGTTTTCCTAAACTTATGATTCAGTGTGTCACCTCCTCAAATAATTGGAAATTTAAGTGCTATAAGGTGCCATGATGGTGCTATAACAACTCGATTCGATGCCAAGTTTTGATCTTTACATGtctccttttcattttctttttcctttttaaagaAAGGACACCACCTTTATTTATTAAGTGTCGTTGCATGTTTTCACCTCGTTCTTAAATTATTTACATGAGTTGCCATTCTATTTTTGGTTCGGTAGATCTTTGGAATTTACATGATCAAGGACAAGGACAATGTGACTCTGGAGGACGTACTGCAGCCTGGCAAGGACATGCTTGCCGCCGGATACTGCATGTATGGCAGTTCCTGCATGGTAATTAAGTCGTGGAAACCATCTTTCCTCGAGACAATCTTGTAATATCCC encodes the following:
- the LOC117858563 gene encoding histone H3.2, encoding MARTKQTARKSTGGKAPRKQLATKAARKSAPATGGVKKPHRFRPGTVALREIRKYQKSTELLIRKLPFQRLVREIAQDFKTDLRFQSSAVAALQEAAEAYLVGLFEDTNLCAIHAKRVTIMPKDIQLARRIRGERA
- the LOC117858562 gene encoding VAMP-like protein YKT61; protein product: MKITALLVVKPSTSGAGSSSSGGGSGPEAVVLANATDVSHFGYFQRSAAREFIVFVARTVAQRTQPGQRQSVQHEEYKVHSHNRNGLCAVAFMDDHYPVRSAFSLLNKVLDEYQKDFGDSWKSATADGTQQWPFLTDALTKFQDPAEADKLMKIQRDLDETKIILHKTIESVLERGERLDSLVEKSSDLSAASQMFYKQAKKTNQCCTIL
- the LOC117858559 gene encoding fructose-1,6-bisphosphatase, cytosolic, which codes for MDHEADAHRTDLMTITRHVLNEQSRYPESRGDFTILLSHIVLGCKFVASAVSKAGLAHLIGLAGETNVQAKEQKKLDVLSNEVFVKALVSSGRTCVLVSEEDEEATFVDPKLRGKYCVCFDPLDGSSNIDCGVSIGTIFGIYMIKDKDNVTLEDVLQPGKDMLAAGYCMYGSSCMLVLSTGSGINGFTLDPSLGEFILTHPDIKMPKKGKIYSVNEGNARNWDAPTAKFVEKCKYPTDGSSPRSLRYIGSMVADVHRTLLYGGVFLYPADEKNPNGKLRVLYEVFPMSFLMEQAGGQSFTGKERALDLVPTKIHERSPVFLGSYDDVEEIKALYAEQAKSSSA